cagtgtctactcggcgcttcttggcttgtctcttgtattcattaaatggagcatctcttgtcactgtccagcaatagtctgcaagcattgatgggctccatttgccctgatagcgtttctccattgttgtaatgtcctggtgaaatcgctcgccgtgctcatcgctcactgctccgcagttcggtggaaaaaaatctagatgagagtgcaaaaaatgtatctttagtgacatgttccaaccaaggcttttgtatgccttgaggaggttttccaccaacaacctgtagttgtctgccttgttctttcagagaaaatttattgccactaactggaaggctttccaagccgtcttttccttgccacgcagtgcatagtcaaatgcatcatctcgaagaagttcacgaatctgaggaccaacaaagacaccttcctttatcttagcttcacttaaccttggaaattttccacggagatacttgaaagctgcttgtgttttgtcaatggccttgacaaagttcttcatcagacccagcttgatgtgtaagggtggtaacaaaatcttccttgattcaacaagtggtggatgctgaacacttttcctcccaggctccaatgactgtcggagtggccaatctttcttgatgtagtgggaatctcttgcacgactatcccattcgcagagaaaacagcagtactttgtgtatccagtctgcagaccaagcaagagagcaacaaccttcaaatcgccacaaagctgccactgatgttggtcatagtttatgcacctcaaaagttgtttcatgttgtcataggtttccttcatatggactgcatgaccaactggaattgatggcaaaacattgccattatgcagtaaaacagctttaagactcgtcttcgatgaatcaatgaacagtctccactcatctggatcgtgagcgatgttgagggctgccatcacaccatcgatgttgttgcaggctacaagatcaccttccatgaagaagaatggaacaagatccttttgacggtcacggaacatggaaaccctaacatcacctgccaggagattccactgctgtaatctggagcccaacagctctgccttactcttgggtagttccaaatccctgacaaggtcattcagttcaccttgtgtaatgaggtgtggttcagaggaggaggatgggagaaaatgtgggtcctgtgacattgatggttcaggaccagaagtttcatcctcttcttcttccttgtctgactcaagtgagaatgattctggtgcatcaggaaccggcagtccttctccgtggggtactgggcgtatagctgatggaatgtttggataatgcacaatcctctttttcttctttgacacacctttcccaactggaggtaccatgcagaagtaacaattgctggtattatctgttggctctctccaaatcattggcactgcaaaaggcatagatttccttttcctgttcaaccactggcgaagatttgttgtactagtgttgcagcatatgtgtggggcccacctcttgtcctgatctccaattttgcagccaaaataaaggtgataggctttcttaaccatagtggttatactgcacttttgtgatgcaaaagtcacttcaccacaaacatagcagaagttcaCTTGTGTGaacatctgcactgttcacacaagtacgaggcatctctgctcactttggctaaacagaaatgtgtccctttgcaaaaataaacactgacaaataagaaagcacgacactgtatgatttctagagctgatatagggcaatttgttcagcagagtgatgtaaggttcgttatgattgcatcacccatgacttctaggaataacatgatgcaattcatatcatgtatgacgcaatacctgCTTCAGATTGcagcattcattgttttgcctaaaaagcaagtactgtccaaacccagtcatagatttattcatagatccagtcaaagacgtattttagtcatttctggtttaaattgagatcccttccctttataactcacttatcctccgccattcccaagtcaagggtcgtatatactgacccaatagcatatcttgaaaactagagccaatcaacaattttaagcatcattttcgttctcagtgacccagaattagtaaagtttgactacatttatttcagaagcattttggctgcagagcagtgataccttagcctttatttattgttaaaaagaataaaatctcACAATtgtgtgtagctccagctatcattgtgcaagctgtgagagggggtggagtgatggggaaactcaggagtgctgtaaagtgaaaaggaatgtgtgggcatTGAGGAGGGTGGGGTTGGCTGCAGTGGAGGTCGACCatggatctgctcagtctgcagctatATCAAAGACTTGAGCATCTCTGTCTGATCCTCCATAACTTAGCAGCCACTCTGCCACTTGCCTAGCAAATGCAGCATTATCTTTTCTGTCATGCCTTTCGGCTTCCCAGCACTCCTTGCATTCCCTggtctgtctctcttcatgctgcagcacctcctggaaCACGTCTTCTTTGCTGTGTCGAGGGTTTTTCCTTATCTGCCAAAGCCAGTCGGTAGGAGTGTGTGGTGTGTTCCTCAAGGTCTGTGCTGAACAGAGGAGGgattgttacattccagcaaatgattgaaacattttagtaaCAAGGGCCTTTTGCTAGTAGAAATCACTTTCTCTCTGAGACTCTAGGCAGGCACACAGCTCCGCGAGCACCCCGGTCCTGGTGAGTgtcgggagtggggggaaggcagTTGTACGTATGGACAAAACAGTCATGGCTCACAGGGAACTCATTCCAAATTTATCATGCACTTTTTCACAGGCAGCCAAACTACTGGCTGACATCTCGCTGCTGTGGGTAACCAGGGAAACCAGGGCACAACTACTGCATGCTTGCGGCTTTCACCCCGATCTATATGCAGCTCAGctatgtgccgctttggtcccagCTCCAATGATTTCTAAATGGCATtgccaaggctccttccccactctttaGGGTTCagagatccaacccccttggatctaaaaccaaGGAcaatcaatcaggtttttaaaaagaaggcttttcattaaagaaaaaggtaaaaatcatctctgtaaaatcaggatggaaaataactttacatggtaatcaaacttaaagagcccagaggaaccccctctagccttaggttcaaagttacagcaaacagaggtaaacaccctagtaaaaggtacatttacaagttgagaaaacaaagataaaactaacacgccttgcctggctatttacttacaagtttgcaatatgagagacttgttcagaaagatttggagagcatggattgacgtctggtccctctcagtcccaagagcgaacaacccccaaaaacaaagagcacaaaacaaaagccttccccccaccaagattgaaagtatcttgtccccttattggtcctttgggtcaggtgtcagccaggttacctgagcttcttaaccctttacaggtaaaaggattttggtgtctctggccaggagggattatagtatggtacacaggagggctgttacccttccctttataattatgaCAGGCATGGTACAGTTTGCTACTAACAAGGCTGAACTAACAAGGCTGCaatcccttggaatctgtgacAGAAGATTAACAAGTATCTCTTGGAAActttccagagcctctctctggaggattccctgtAGGTCTCGATGTCCATCGACACCCTGCTTGGCCATgcagattagctacacagggcaaTGTCTAGCCCACAGAAAACACTACCTGCCTCCCACTTTTCAAttccctacacaagccacagcaacTTACCCAGcgtctcatctgcttcctgctccccgttgagcacttctggagtggagaaaagttcctgTCTGCCTGACCCACCGGGCAACCCCGCTGGGAGCTCCACATCCTCTTCTAGCTCGACTTCTTCATCCCAAATTTCAGCCTCCAGGTTACCCCCTCTTTCTGCTGCTTCCAAAGTATCCAGGAGGTTATCGacggtggaggtggggtcaccactgaggatagcattcagctccttatagaagcggcAGGTCTTAGGTACACCGCCAGAGCGATGGTTTTCATCCCACGCCTTATTGTATGCCTGCCTCAGgtcctttatcttcgctctgcactgctgcatgtcccgatcatagcccttttcgcacaagcctcGAGAATTTTGCCCATTTGTGTCCTGATTCCTACAGGTCACTCGCAGCTGCGACTGAAcacactcctctccccatatactatactgatcagatccaacaatTCAGTGGTGGTCCAAGCGGGAGCGCGTTTGGTGCAATAGCCAGCCATGCTCACCTGGGAAGCCACCTGGGAAGCTCATCTGGGaagccagcaagcaggaaatgagatttaaaattcccagggcttgcaagggggaggggcgggttggctgcagggcaggggagttcaaaCCACTGACCAGAGCGGCAGTATGGGAATTGTGCAACACTTTGTGGaggacaataaaataaaaaaaaaaagctgtagtATCTACACTGGCTGTTGGTCAAcaataaagagaagaaaaaagacaaaagtctctcacaggggtggaagttttttgttgccaaaactgggcattttttttctaaaaagtcacattgcagtgtgtacgctATTGctattttgtcaccaaaaggcagtttttggcgacaaaacttgccagtttagacaagccctaagactttGTAGCCTCACTGCCTTCTGTCTAAAAATAATCTTGCTTACCAAAAGAAATGCAAACTGAGTCATATCCGTTCTTCCCTTGTCTGTTTCTCTCTGAATGCTAAG
The sequence above is a segment of the Trachemys scripta elegans isolate TJP31775 chromosome 11, CAS_Tse_1.0, whole genome shotgun sequence genome. Coding sequences within it:
- the LOC117884716 gene encoding uncharacterized protein LOC117884716, coding for MQQCRAKIKDLRQAYNKAWDENHRSGGVPKTCRFYKELNAILSGDPTSTVDNLLDTLEAAERGGNLEAEIWDEEVELEEDVELPAGLPGGSGRQELFSTPEVLNGEQEADETLAQTLRNTPHTPTDWLWQIRKNPRHSKEDVFQEVLQHEERQTRECKECWEAERHDRKDNAAFARQVAEWLLSYGGSDRDAQVFDIAAD